One region of Vigna angularis cultivar LongXiaoDou No.4 chromosome 10, ASM1680809v1, whole genome shotgun sequence genomic DNA includes:
- the LOC108322479 gene encoding SNF1-related protein kinase regulatory subunit gamma-1-like isoform X5, with translation MFDLPPYIYFFLVSYHSLYIIHYNLEALPRSVPNMAQEQEFRTSDSLSKCETYFEIIQSRKKLPLSLQETLTDAFAKIPVSSFPEVPSRKVIEILADTPVGEAVKILSERNILAAPVKDPDAADSSDWRVKYLGIIDYSAIILWVLESAELAAAAISAGSATAAGVGAGTVGALGAIALGMTSPAAMAGITAAAAGAALASGIAAENMMTKGAPQAADNLGEDFYKVLLEEEPFKSTTVKSILKSYRWAPFVPVARDSAMLTVLLLLSKYRLRNVPVIEPDKPDMVNFITQSAVIQGLERCKGRDWFDCIAEKCISDLGLPFMSTAEVISIQSNELILEAFKQMRDNKIGGLPVVEGPRKKVVGNVSIRDIRYLLLSPEITNFRQLTVMDFLKRIVSSSLQTGNASHQPITCKPDSTLQSVIHNLASQSIHRIHVVDGQDELVGVITLRDVISCFVTEPPYHFDDYYGFAVKEIFIQ, from the exons ATGTTCGATCTTCctccatatatttattttttcttggtTTCATATCATAGTCTATATATCATCCATTACAATCTAGAAGCATTGCCAAGAAGCG TTCCAAATATGGCGCAAGAACAGGAGTTCAGAACAAGCGACTCACTTTCAAAATGTGAGACCTATTTCGAAATCATACAATCTAGAAAGAAGCTACCGCTGTCATTGCAGGAAACCTTGACGGATGCATTTGCAAAGATTCCGGTCTCTTCTTTTCCAGAAGTTCCTAGCAGAAAAG TGATTGAAATTCTAGCAGACACGCCCGTAGGAGAAGCAGTTAAGATTCTATCTGAAAGAAACATTTTAGCAGCACCAGTAAAAGACCCAGACGCAGCTGATAGTTCAGATTGGAGAGTCAAGTACCTTGGCATCATTGATTATTCAGCCATCATTCTCTGGGTGCTGGAGAGCGCAGAACTTGCAGCAGCTGCTATATCAGCAGGTTCAGCAACAGCTGCTGGAGTTGGTGCAGGAACCGTGGGTGCTTTGGGAGCAATAGCATTGGGAATGACAAGTCCTGCTGCAATGGCGGGAATAACTGCTGCTGCAGCTGGTGCTGCACTGGCAAGTGGCATTGCTGCAGAAAATATGATGACTAAAGGTGCACCTCAAGCTGCTGATAACCTGGGAGAAGATTTTTACAAAGTTTTACTGGAAGAAGAACCCTTCAAGTCAACAACG GTGAAATCAATACTTAAATCATATCGATGGGCACCTTTTGTTCCAGTTGCAAGAGATAGCGCTATGTTGACTGTCTTGTTGCTTCTCTCAAAGTATAGGCTGAGGAATGTACCTGTCATAGAACCAGATAAACCTGACATGGTGAACTTCATTACTCAGTCTGCAGTTATCCAAGGTCTTGAGAGATGCAAAGGCAGAGATTGGTTTGACTGCATTGCAGAAAAGTGTATATCTGATCTTGGACTTCCATTTATGTCTACAGCTGAG GTTATTAGCATTCAGAgcaatgagttgattcttgaaGCTTTCAAGCAAATGAGGGATAATAAAATCGGTGGTCTTCCTGTAGTAGAGGGGCCAAGGAAGAAAGTTGTTGGAAACGTGAGCATACGAGACATCAGATACTTGCTGCTAAGTCCTGAGATCACAAATTTTAG GCAACTGACTGTGATGGATTTCCTGAAAAGAATTGTCTCTTCGTCCCTGCAAACTGGGAACGCTAGCCACCAGCCTATAACATGCAAGCCTGACTCGACACTGCAGAGTGTGATCCATAATCTTGCTTCTCAGTCTATTCACAGGATTCATGTGGTAGATGGACAGGATGAATTAGTTGGAGTCATTACACTGAGAGATGTTATCTCTTGTTTTGTAACCGAACCTCCTTACCATTTTGATGATTACTATGGATTTGCAGTGAAGGAAATTTTTATTCAGTGA
- the LOC108322490 gene encoding pentatricopeptide repeat-containing protein At2g02750, which produces MRRDNISLRKLVADGFYKEALSLFSHLHSSSSSPTLHSFTFPTLFKACAKLRLPSHTQTLHAHLHKTGFHADPYATSALTAAYSATPRHFPDALKVFDEMPQPNVASLNAALSGFSLNGRSGEAIRVFQRIGLGPLRPNSVTIACMLGVPHVGVDHVALVHCCALKLGVEFDVYVATSLVTAYSKCEELVSATKVLEELPVKSVVSYNAFITGLLRNGVLHLVLDVFREMMREVRLDCKLNSVTLVSVLSACGSLQSVRLGMQVHGLIVKLEVDDGVMVVTALVDMYSKCGFWHSAYDVFTGAEGDSRNLITWNSMVAGMMLNKESERAVDMFRRLESEELKPDSATWNSMINGFAQQGVCGEAFKYFREMQSVGVAPCLKIVTTILSTCADSSMLRHGKEIHGFALRTDINRDDFLATALVDMYMKCGHASWAREVFNQFDTKPDDAAFWNAMIGGYGRNGDHESAFEIFNKMLEESVRPNSATFVCVLSACSHTGQVDRGLTVFRMMIRDYGLQPKPEHFGCIVDLLGRFGKLGEARGLVQELAEPPASVLASLLGACRCYLDSSLGEEMAMRLLDIEPENPTPLVILSNIYAGLGRWKEVERVRGMITDKGSDKLSGLSMTEVASK; this is translated from the coding sequence ATGAGGAGAGATAACATATCACTCAGAAAACTCGTTGCAGATGGATTCTACAAAGAAGCACTTTCCCTCTTCTCCCACCtccactcttcttcttcttcccctaCCCTTCATTCCTTCACCTTCCCCACTCTCTTCAAAGCATGCGCCAAACTTCGTTTACCTTCCCACACCCAAACCCTCCACGCCCATCTCCACAAAACCGGTTTCCATGCCGACCCTTATGCTACCTCCGCCCTGACCGCAGCCTATTCTGCGACCCCTCGCCATTTTCCTGACGCACTCAAGGTGTTTGACGAAATGCCCCAACCAAACGTTGCCTCTCTCAATGCAGCGCTTTCGGGTTTCTCGCTAAATGGGCGTAGCGGAGAAGCTATCCGGGTGTTCCAGCGAATTGGGTTGGGCCCCTTGAGGCCCAACTCGGTCACCATTGCGTGCATGCTCGGTGTTCCTCATGTAGGTGTCGACCATGTTGCACTGGTGCATTGCTGCGCGTTGAAGTTAGGAGTTGAATTTGATGTCTATGTTGCCACCTCGCTTGTCACTGCGTATTCCAAGTGTGAAGAGTTAGTTTCTGCGACTAAGGTATTAGAGGAGTTGCCTGTGAAGAGTGTAGTGAGTTACAATGCTTTTATTACTGGTTTGTTGCGGAATGGAGTTCTTCATTTGGTGTTGGATGTGTTTAGGGAAATGATGAGAGAGGTGCGTTTGGACTGCAAACTCAATTCAGTGACGTTGGTGTCTGTTCTTTCTGCATGTGGTAGTCTACAAAGTGTTCGCTTAGGGATGCAGGTTCATGGGCTTATAGTGAAACTTGAAGTGGATGATGGGGTTATGGTGGTGACTGCACTTGTCGATATGTATTCAAAGTGTGGTTTTTGGCATTCTGCTTATGACGTTTTCACGGGGGCGGAAGGGGACAGTAGGAACTTGATCACATGGAACTCCATGGTTGCTGGAATGATGTTAAATAAAGAGAGTGAGAGAGCTGTTGATATGTTTAGACGGCTGGAATCTGAAGAGTTGAAGCCTGATTCAGCTACATGGAATTCCATGATTAACGGGTTTGCACAACAAGGGGTGTGTGGGGAAGCTTTTAAGTACTTTAGGGAAATGCAGTCTGTTGGTGTGGCTCCGTGTTTGAAAATTGTTACTACCATTTTGTCAACGTGTGCAGATTCATCTATGTTACGGCATGGAAAAGAAATACATGGGTTTGCTTTAAGAACTGATATCAATAGGGATGATTTTTTGGCAACTGCTCTGGTTGACATGTATATGAAATGTGGGCATGCATCTTGGGCACGAGAAGTTTTTAATCAGTTTGATACAAAACCAGATGATGCTGCATTTTGGAATGCAATGATAGGGGGGTATGGGAGAAATGGAGACCATGAATCTGCCTTTGAAATCTTTAATAAAATGCTGGAAGAAAGCGTTCGACCAAACAGTGCtacatttgtttgtgttttatcTGCTTGCAGCCACACAGGTCAGGTTGATAGAGGGTTGACAGTTTTTAGAATGATGATAAGAGACTATGGCTTGCAGCCAAAGCCTGAGCATTTTGGTTGCATTGTTGATCTTTTAGGTCGGTTTGGTAAGTTGGGTGAAGCTCGAGGTCTGGTGCAGGAATTAGCAGAGCCTCCTGCATCTGTTTTAGCTTCTTTGCTCGGTGCTTGTAGATGTTACCTAGATTCAAGTCTTGGGGAAGAAATGGCCATGAGGCTTCTAGATATAGAACCAGAAAATCCAACTCCTCTGGTGATCTTGTCTAATATATATGCCGGGCTAGGAAGATGGAAGGAAGTAGAAAGGGTAAGAGGGATGATCACGGATAAGGGATCGGACAAACTCTCTGGCCTTAGCATGACAGAAGTTGCATCGAAATAA